The nucleotide window CTGCTGCATGCTCAGGTATCCAACGGGGTGCGCATGGACAAGATGATGATCGCGGTCTATGCGCCGGAGCCGACACCGACGGATGAGGACATGCGCGCGTGGTATGAGAAAAACATCCAATACTTCCTCACCGAAGAAGAAGTGAAGGCCTCCCACATCACGCTGAGTCTTGCCGGCGCCAGAAGTCGCGCTGAAGTCTACACCCAGGTGCGTGAGCTGCGCGGGAAGGCCCTGGCTGGTGCGGATTTCGACGCCCTTGCTGTGGAACACAACAGCAACAAGGAAACACCACCGGACTTGGGCTGGTTCAAGCGTGGCGAGTTCATGGAGGAGTTTGAATGCATCGCCTTCTCCATGAATGAAGGTGAGGTCAGCCCGGTCTTCACCACCCAGCTCGGCTTTCACATTTGCAAGCTCACCGGCCGCAAGCCCGCCGTGCCGAAGCCCTTTGATGACGTGAAGGACGAAGTCCGCCACCGCATGCTCGAGCAGCATCGCGATGAGAAGTTCAATGTCTTCGTGGATGAGTTGAAGAAGGCCGCGAGCATTGAAGACACGGATCCGGATGAGGGATGCGGGTGTGGACATTGAGAGGGCGAATTCCGTCGCTCCAAGAAGCGCTCCAACCCTTGGCGCGCCTTCTCTCCGCGGTTACTTCGAGCCCTCGGCCTTGATATGCCGGATGAGCTCTGACGCGCCAACCTCTTGCAGCGACTGCAGTCTTCCTTTCGAGTCGCGGGTCATCATGATGCCACTGGTTGTGACGGGCACATCAACGCTGCCAGTGACGGACGGTCCGTCTTCCCGGCAGCTCAACACGATGCCACCCAATCTCACCATCTGCCTGGTGTCATCAGGAACGACAGCACTCTCGGCAAAGTAAACCACATCACCCTTTCCTGATCTGTCGATCAGCATGACTGGAAGAGCTACCGGCTTCTCAAAAGAAACCAGGCAGCGAATGCCATCCAAGGCATTCCAATCCATGCGGCAGGCACCATAGGGCAATCCGTTGAAGCTGCCGGCTTTCATGGCAGGACGGGGCGACACCATCGTCGTCTCTTTTGCCGTCGTGAACTGGAGACCTTCGGCCGTGCCCCCCGACAAGGTGAGATGCTCCGAATTCACCAACTTCAGAACGGCCTCATTTCCGTTCTCGTCCACCTGCTGTACCGACTCTGCCCGGACCACACTCTTGAGAGGCACCCGGGCCTTCTCTCCTGGGCCCTTCACGCCTGGCGGGCTCTGCACAAAGGTGAAATGGAAGAACCGCTTCTCCGGTGCAGGTCGCGATACACCAAGGAGCATCAGGAACTCTGCTTCGGCAGCATAACCATCTCCGAAGACAGCGCCTACGGCCCCTGCGGTCGTTCCAAGGAAGTGTCGACGTGTCATAGTTCTATTCAATGGGCTATTGCAACGTTCTCAAATACGCATGCAGATCCGCGAGCTCTGCATCGGTGAGTCCCATTAACAATCCCGGCGGCATCAGGGAGACTTCGGCTTTGCGGCGTGATTGGAGTTCTTCACCGGTGATGCGCACGGTTTCATCCGGCGTGGTCTGCACCAGCACGGCACTGGGAGAATCATACACGGCACGACCGATGAACTGGCGGCCATCCTTGAGGGTGAAAGTCTCGCCCTCCCACGTGGGAGAAATCTGGCGGCTGGGATCGGAGGTGTGCAGGAAGAGATCGGCGACGCTCCATCGTGTGGTCACACCTTTGAGGTCAGGCCCGAGTCTGGCGTTTCCGGAATGGCAGCGAGCGCACTGGCGCTGCTCGAAAATGACCTTGCCCTTCGTGGAGTCGCCTTTGGAAACGTCGAGTTTGGCCCAGCGGGCTTGTTCTTCGGCGAGGTTGAGAATGGACGATGGAGGAAGAGCCTTGGCTTGCTCTGGAAAGAACTCCCTTACCGCAGCTTCAATCTCTTCAAACGTCTCAAGCTTGCGACCATTTACCCGTTGAGTTGATTTCAGATGTTCCGCCGCGGCATCTTTCAGGCGTACCAGCAGCTTCTCCCGGGAAGATTGCCCCTGAAACCGCCTCGCGGCGCGCAGGTGAATGACGCAATTTTCCGCCCACCATGTCTGCACATTTTTCATGGTCTGCTCTTCACCGCCTGCATTCGGACACGGCATGAATGTTCCCACCATCATATCCAGAGATTTCTCCACGACGGACGCCTGAAAGGACTCCATTCCCCGCACAGCGATGCTCCAATATGGGGTAGCATACTCTGGCAAAGAAAGAATGGCAGCATCCCGTAGCGACAGATCGGCCACCTGCTTGATCACCAATTCCAGCAGCGCTGCCCCCTTCGGATCGGACATCACATTCGAATTCAAGATGGCTTTGCGAACTGCCGGATCTGTCGCCCGCTGTAGTGCGAGCTGGCTCCCCTCCGAGAGCTTCGGCGTCCTCTCCTTGATCACCTCCCCCGCCAGCTTCACCAGTTCCGGTGACCATGTCTTCACTCGCTGCGCGAGCATGAACACCGCTTCCTGACGCACATCACCCTCCATGGCGTTGATGAACAAGGTGTGCTCCGCGAGTTCGAATTCCTTCTGCGCGATCATCACCTCCACGAGCTTGGGATTCTTCTTCAGCATCTCGGCAAAGGCGGCACCCACCATCTCGCTCCAGAAGCGGCTGGGATATTGCTGGCGGGTCTGCATCTTGCGGGAGAGGTCCAGCCACGCACACGCGATGGTGGGCAGGGCGTGATCTACATGTGGCTTCGTGCGACGTGTGGCGACGAAGAGGTAATGCAGGTCATCTTCCACTGAAGATTCCCGGGTCCATTTGAAGGGAAGTGTTTCCCAGAATCCCCTCGGCTCCGCGCCAGTCATGGCGACGAGGCGCGCGTATTCATAGTCCTGTTCCGCCGTGCCGTTGTTCCAGAGGTCGTGCATGGACTCCGTCTCTGCCGCGTTCCTCTTGGTCTCTGCCTTCATGGAAACATAGCCATCATCCCATCGCGCCTTCTTGTCGAGATAGACATCCCCCACCCGCAACTGGGCACCACGCAAGCCACCCATGTCACCTGAGTTTTTGTCACCGAAGTGAGAGGCGCGTTTGAAGTCTTGCAGCGCGAGATTGGGCATGCCTTCGGTCTCGCCGTTTTCCTTGAAGCTTTTCCCAAGAAAACCCTTGGTCATCATGATGGCTTCATATGCGGCGCGATGTCCATGCGATCCCGCTTCCACAGCGAAAGCCTGAAACCAGTCATTCGCCTGCCGCTCCTCCAGCTTCGTGTTGCGCTCTGAGGCCCAGGCCATGCGGGCGGGAAATTCCCGCGCACGATTCGTACGAGACCCGTCCTTACGCTGGATTATGTCTCCTCGAAAGCGCCAACTCACCTCCTCACCCACCTTTGGCGCCACACCACCAAACAGTTCCGTGAGAATCTCCACGGCACGAATATCCTTGTACTGGTCATTGCCCAGCGTCTCCGCAAGCAACCACCGCTCAAACGCACTCTCGCCAAGCTCCTTCGCCTGCGGCACCCACTTCGCACGCGACCATGCCGCGTCTGGTTGGTCTGCAGCAAGCACTTGCGCCAGCGCATCCTTGGGATCGTCCGGTTTCATCAATGCGGCTCGGGCGCCATAGGAAATACGATACACGCCTCCCTTCGTCTTACGCCCCCCGGTAGATACAAACAACGATCCATCCGGCGCGATGGCTAGAGCTGTGGGCGAGAAACCAGCATTGCCCGTGGACTCAAGGAACACCTCATGCGTGGCCTTGTATGAGGCCTCATACTTGTCCGCGTGAGCACCTCCCCCGCCGCGTGCCACGCGCTCGGGCTTGATGAAATAGATCCGCCCAAAGGTCCAGCAGGCGAAGAAGATCCCATCCCGATACCGCTCGGGGAATTGCCGGTGCCGGTAGCAACGCATGCCAGTGGGTGACCCACGACCCACTTCAATCATGCGGTCCACCACATCCGGCCACCACTGCGGGCGGCTCCAGGAGCTTTGCCAGCCGGCATTCACCCAGCCATGATGGCGTCCACGTCCGACATCAAACACCCGGCACGGCGTGTAGAAGGGAAGGTGCTGCACGCGCTCACCATCCGAGTCCCACGTGAAGAGTGAGCCCACCGAGTTGAAGCACAGGTCATACGGATTGCGGAATCCGTGCGCGATGACCTCGCGCTGCTTCCCATCCAGAGATACACGCAAGATGGCGCCGCCGGTCACTTTGCGAATCGGCGCGGTGGGAATGTTGTTGAGCGTCTCCGAAATGCCTGAGTCATTCCCACCAATGATGTAGAGCCAGCCATCCGGTCCCTGGATGATGTTGTGCACGCCGTGCTCACCGCCGGTCTTCAATCCACTGACAAACTCCACCGGTGGTCCATCCGCCGCGCCATCACCATTGGCATCGGTGAATTTCCACACAGCCCCATCACCGCTCGCATAGAGATCGTTGCCCACAAAGCACAGGCCCTGCGCACCGGATTTGGGTACCTCAGAAAAGAGGACAGCCTGTTTTGCTTTAGGCGCGTCTGCAGGAGCCGCAGGATCGGTCATCAGAGTCTTGATGTACCCGGGTCCGGACACAACCACGCGTCCCTGCGAATCAAACGTCATGCAGGAAATGTCGTGGGCCAGGTCGTCGTCCGCATACAGACGGCACTCGAAGTCTTCCGGCAGGCGGAAGCCACCCTGCTCCACCATCTTGGGTGAAGGTTGCTCGGCGAGCAGCGACCCGCCCAAAATCCCAACAAGCAAAAGAGGAACCACAGTACTGAGCATGTGGGTCATGCTACCCTGAAGCCAAACCAGCTGGCAAGCGCGTACCCATTCATGAAACAATGCTGTCACCGATCCTCCACTTTTGCCCCTTTGCAGCCCGGCACGTTGTGTGCGTACATCGCAGACCATGAGCACTGTACCCGCGCGACATTATGATGTGGTCATCCTCGGCGGTGGATTCGCCGGCGTGTACTGCGCCCAACAAGCGACGAAGCGGCTGAAAGGCACCGGCAAAACCGTGGCGCTCATCGCGGCTGAAAATCACATGGTCTTCCAGCCCATGCTGCCGGAGGTGGTGGGTGGCTCGCTCTCGCCCCGTCACGTGGTAAATCCCATCCGCCTCATCTGTCCCCGGGCGGATGTCTTGAAGGGCACCGTCTTTGCCCTGGATCTGCA belongs to Roseimicrobium gellanilyticum and includes:
- a CDS encoding peptidylprolyl isomerase; its protein translation is MALIVNGEEIEDETIENEFRTIKGHYERTLQVACCERDPEFRALAKDNLASRLIIQQEAMKRFPEVSTEDVKSRLAKLIEESGSEDQFLMRIGMPVKDEGLLHAQVSNGVRMDKMMIAVYAPEPTPTDEDMRAWYEKNIQYFLTEEEVKASHITLSLAGARSRAEVYTQVRELRGKALAGADFDALAVEHNSNKETPPDLGWFKRGEFMEEFECIAFSMNEGEVSPVFTTQLGFHICKLTGRKPAVPKPFDDVKDEVRHRMLEQHRDEKFNVFVDELKKAASIEDTDPDEGCGCGH
- a CDS encoding DUF7133 domain-containing protein codes for the protein MTHMLSTVVPLLLVGILGGSLLAEQPSPKMVEQGGFRLPEDFECRLYADDDLAHDISCMTFDSQGRVVVSGPGYIKTLMTDPAAPADAPKAKQAVLFSEVPKSGAQGLCFVGNDLYASGDGAVWKFTDANGDGAADGPPVEFVSGLKTGGEHGVHNIIQGPDGWLYIIGGNDSGISETLNNIPTAPIRKVTGGAILRVSLDGKQREVIAHGFRNPYDLCFNSVGSLFTWDSDGERVQHLPFYTPCRVFDVGRGRHHGWVNAGWQSSWSRPQWWPDVVDRMIEVGRGSPTGMRCYRHRQFPERYRDGIFFACWTFGRIYFIKPERVARGGGGAHADKYEASYKATHEVFLESTGNAGFSPTALAIAPDGSLFVSTGGRKTKGGVYRISYGARAALMKPDDPKDALAQVLAADQPDAAWSRAKWVPQAKELGESAFERWLLAETLGNDQYKDIRAVEILTELFGGVAPKVGEEVSWRFRGDIIQRKDGSRTNRAREFPARMAWASERNTKLEERQANDWFQAFAVEAGSHGHRAAYEAIMMTKGFLGKSFKENGETEGMPNLALQDFKRASHFGDKNSGDMGGLRGAQLRVGDVYLDKKARWDDGYVSMKAETKRNAAETESMHDLWNNGTAEQDYEYARLVAMTGAEPRGFWETLPFKWTRESSVEDDLHYLFVATRRTKPHVDHALPTIACAWLDLSRKMQTRQQYPSRFWSEMVGAAFAEMLKKNPKLVEVMIAQKEFELAEHTLFINAMEGDVRQEAVFMLAQRVKTWSPELVKLAGEVIKERTPKLSEGSQLALQRATDPAVRKAILNSNVMSDPKGAALLELVIKQVADLSLRDAAILSLPEYATPYWSIAVRGMESFQASVVEKSLDMMVGTFMPCPNAGGEEQTMKNVQTWWAENCVIHLRAARRFQGQSSREKLLVRLKDAAAEHLKSTQRVNGRKLETFEEIEAAVREFFPEQAKALPPSSILNLAEEQARWAKLDVSKGDSTKGKVIFEQRQCARCHSGNARLGPDLKGVTTRWSVADLFLHTSDPSRQISPTWEGETFTLKDGRQFIGRAVYDSPSAVLVQTTPDETVRITGEELQSRRKAEVSLMPPGLLMGLTDAELADLHAYLRTLQ